A region of the Cupriavidus taiwanensis genome:
CCAGCCGCACCACGGTGGGCCCGAGCGGCCCCAGCACCGCCATGGCCACGCTCAGGCCCGTGGCCCCGGCCAGCTCGATCACCTCCGGTTCGGCCTCGCGCGTCGGCGACAGCCGCTGCAGCGCGATCAGCCCCAGTTCCAGCGCCAGCGGTCCGCACAGGTAGTTGCCGGCGGCATCGCGCGCCAGCAGTCCGGTCTTCTGCAGGCTGACCAGGTGCGGAAAGGCCTTGGCCGCCGGCATGCCCGCGGCCAGCGCCAGGTCGCGCAGCGGTAGCGGCCGCCCCGCGGCCACCAGCGCGCCGAGCAACTGGCCGGTGCTGTCGAGCGACTGGATGCCGCGCTGTGGCTTGCCGCCGTCGGGGTCTTGCGTGGTTTCGGTCGCGCCGCTCATGCCTGTTCACCGTTCGGTTCGCGCAGCGCCGCGCCGATCTCCGCGCCCGCGGCGAGCAAGGCCCGCGCCGCCGCGCCGTGCCAGTCGACGTCGATGGCACCGGTCGATCCCACCAGCGTCAGCACCAGCCGCAGCGCGCCGGCGCCGTCGAGCACCGGCACGCTGAGGCTGCTGACGGCCGGGCTGGGCGCATCGATGCTGCGCTCGATGCCGCGCGCACGGATTTCCGCAAGCCTGTCGCCGAACGCGGCCAGGTCGGCTTCGCCGGCATCCGGCTGCTGCGCCTGCCACAACGGCTGCCACTGCGCCGGCGGCTGGAAGGCGCAGAACACCCGGCCGGTGGCAGTGGCCGCCAGCGCCATCACCGTGCCCACGTGCAGGTTGACGTGCAGCGGCGCGGTGGCCGGCACATAGCGCACGATGGTCGGTCCCTGCGGCCCGGCCAGGCAGATTGCCACGCTGCAGCCCAGCGCCTGCGCCAGCGCGTCGGCGCGTGGCAGCGCGGCGCGCCAGGCGGCGTCCTGCTCCAGGTGCAGCAGGCCCAGGCGCAGCGCCAGCGGTCCGGGCTCGTAGCGGCCGGACAGGTGGTCGCGCTTGATCAGGCCAAGCCGCGCCAGGCTGACCAGATAGGCGTGCGCCTGCGCCGGCGCCAGCTGCGCGGCGTCGGCCAGCGCCGCCAGCGGCATCGGCACGCGCGCCGAGGCCAGCGCCGCGAGCAGGCGCGCGCCCACCTCCACGCTCTGGATGCCGCGCTGCGCCTTGTCGGCACGCGCCGCCGGCGCGCCCGCCGGCGCCACCGCTGTCCCCGCCCTGGGTCTGGCCATCAGCGTCCTGTGTGTTCGGAAAAACCGGATATTAATCGAACGCCCCCCGGATCCCGCCGCACGCGGGTTTACCCCCATCTCGACCCGCTCGAAGTTCGTCGCTCCAATTATTTGTCATAGGCTAATCATTTCGCTATTGATTAATTCGACGACCTTTCCTAAGATGTCATTACCCCGTCGCGACACGGCAGACCCAGCCGTGCGAGATCCGGAAATCCATACGAACGGGGGCGAGACAGCCAGTGCCACGCCGCATGCGCTTGCGGCCATTCCCGCGCCGTCCCGCCCTGCCACAAAAGGAAAAGACGCCATGTCCAAGGCATTCGCATCGCAGGCCGACCTGGAAGCCAAGCAGATCACCTTCACCCAGCTGTCCGAGAACGCGTGGGCCTATACCGCCGAGGGCGATCCCAACTCCGGCGTGGTGATCGGCGATGACGGCGTGCTGATCGTCGACACCACGGCCACGCCGGCGATGGCGCAGGACCTGATCGCGCGCATCCGCACCATCACCGACAAGCCGATCAAGTACGTGGTGCTGTCGCACTATCACGCGGTGCGCGTGCTGGGCGCGTCGGCCTACTTTGCCGAGGGCGCGCAGCAGATCATCGCCAGCCGCGGCACCTACGAGATGATCGTCGAGCGCGGCGAGGCCGACATGAAGTCCGAGATTGAACGCTTCCCGCGCCTGTTCGCCGGCGTGGAAACGGTGCCCGGCCTGACCTGGCCGACGCTGGTGTTCGACAAGGAAATCACCCTGTTCCTGGGCCAGCTGGAAGTGCGCATTGCCCACCTGGGCTCGGGCCATACCAAGGGCGACACCGTGGTGTGGCTGCCGCAGCAGAAGGTGCTGTTCTCCGGCGACCTGGTCGAATACGACGCCGCCTGCTACTGCGGCGATGCGCAGCTGGCCGAATGGCCCGCCACGCTGGACGCGCTGCAGGCGCTGAACCCCGAGAAGCTGGTGCCGGGCCGCGGCCCCGCGCTGACCACGCCCGATGAAGTGAAAAAGGGCATCGCCTACACCAAGGACTTCGTCACCACGCTGTTCAGGTCCGGCCAGGAAGCGGTGGCGGAAAAGCTCGACCTGAAGGCCGCGATGGCGCACACGCGCCGCGCCATGGACCCGAAGTTCGGCCACGTCTTCATCTATGAGCACTGCCTGCCCTTCGATGTCTCGCGCGCCTACGACGAGGCCAGCGGCATGCGCCATCCGCGCATCTGGACCGCCCAGCGCGACCAGGAGATGTGGGCCGCGCTGCAGGACTGACGACGGCACATCAGCAAGCCATCGCACAACAGAGTATTTCAGGTGGAGGAGACACAAGCATGAGCAGCATCGACTACCAGCGGCTGACGTTCGCCTACCAGCCCTGCGCGGAACAGCAGCGCGCCGGGCAATCCGCTGATGCCGCGCCCGCGGCGGTGCATCCGGTGGTCGTGGTCGGGGCCGGTCCGGTGGGGCTGGCCACCGCCATCGACCTGGCGCAACGCGGCGTGCCCGTGGTGCTGGTGGACGACGACTGCACGCTGTCCACCGGTTCGCGCGCGATCTGCTTTTCCAAGCGCACGCTGGATATTTTCGACCGCCTCGGCTGCGGCGAGCGCATGGTCGACAAGGGCGTGCGCTGGCATGTCGGCAGGGTGTTCCTGCGCGACGAGCAGGTCTACAGCTTCGACCTGCTGCCCGACAGCGGCCACCGCCGCCCGGCCTTCATCAACCTGCAGCAGTACTACCTCGAAGGCTACCTGCTGGAGCGCGCGCAGGCGCTGTCCAATATCGAGATCCGCTGGCGCAACAAGGTGGTCGGCGTGGAAAGCCGCCGCGCGCCTGACGCCGGCGTGGTGCTGACGGTCGAGACCCCCGACGGCTGCTACCCGCTGGCCGCGCGCTATGTGGTCGCCGCCGACGGCTCGCGCAGCCCGATGCGCAAGCTGCTGGGGCTGGACAGCAAGGGCCGCACCTTCCGCGACCGCTTCCTGATCGCCGACGTGAAGATGGAGGCCGATTTCCCGGCCGAGCGCTGGTTCTGGTTCGACCCGCCCTTCCATCCGCACCAGTCGGTGCTGCTGCACCGCCAGCCGGACAATGTCTGGCGCATCGACTTCCAACTGGGCTGGGACGCCGACCCGGTGCTGGAGAAATCGCCCGAGCGCGTGATCCCGCGGGTGCAGGCGCTGCTGGGCAAGGACGTGAAGTTCGAGCTGGAGTGGGTCAGCGTCTACACCTTCTCCTGCCAGCGCATGGACAGCTTCCGCCACGGCAATATCCTGTTCGCCGGCGATGCTGCGCACGGCGTTTCGCCGTTTGGCGCGCGCGGTGCCAACAGCGGTGTCCAGGACGCCGAGAATCTGGCGTGGAAGCTGGCCTACGTGCTGCAGGGCCATGCCTGCGACCGGCTGCTCGACACCTACGCCAGCGAGCGCGAGTTCGCCGCCGACGAGAACATCCTCAACTCCACCCGCTCGACCGACTTCATCACGCCCAAGAGCGCCGCCAGCCGCGTATTCCGCGACGCGGTGCTGGCGCTGTCGAGGCGCCATGCGTTCGCGCGCGCGCTGGTCAACAGCGGCAGGCTGTCGGTGCCGGCGGTGCTGCATGGCTCGCCGCTGAACACCGAGGACGCCGCCCCGGATGCTGCCGGCAAGCTGGTGCCGGGTGCGGTCTGCTG
Encoded here:
- a CDS encoding IclR family transcriptional regulator, whose amino-acid sequence is MARPRAGTAVAPAGAPAARADKAQRGIQSVEVGARLLAALASARVPMPLAALADAAQLAPAQAHAYLVSLARLGLIKRDHLSGRYEPGPLALRLGLLHLEQDAAWRAALPRADALAQALGCSVAICLAGPQGPTIVRYVPATAPLHVNLHVGTVMALAATATGRVFCAFQPPAQWQPLWQAQQPDAGEADLAAFGDRLAEIRARGIERSIDAPSPAVSSLSVPVLDGAGALRLVLTLVGSTGAIDVDWHGAAARALLAAGAEIGAALREPNGEQA
- a CDS encoding MBL fold metallo-hydrolase, whose translation is MSKAFASQADLEAKQITFTQLSENAWAYTAEGDPNSGVVIGDDGVLIVDTTATPAMAQDLIARIRTITDKPIKYVVLSHYHAVRVLGASAYFAEGAQQIIASRGTYEMIVERGEADMKSEIERFPRLFAGVETVPGLTWPTLVFDKEITLFLGQLEVRIAHLGSGHTKGDTVVWLPQQKVLFSGDLVEYDAACYCGDAQLAEWPATLDALQALNPEKLVPGRGPALTTPDEVKKGIAYTKDFVTTLFRSGQEAVAEKLDLKAAMAHTRRAMDPKFGHVFIYEHCLPFDVSRAYDEASGMRHPRIWTAQRDQEMWAALQD
- a CDS encoding FAD-dependent oxidoreductase, coding for MSSIDYQRLTFAYQPCAEQQRAGQSADAAPAAVHPVVVVGAGPVGLATAIDLAQRGVPVVLVDDDCTLSTGSRAICFSKRTLDIFDRLGCGERMVDKGVRWHVGRVFLRDEQVYSFDLLPDSGHRRPAFINLQQYYLEGYLLERAQALSNIEIRWRNKVVGVESRRAPDAGVVLTVETPDGCYPLAARYVVAADGSRSPMRKLLGLDSKGRTFRDRFLIADVKMEADFPAERWFWFDPPFHPHQSVLLHRQPDNVWRIDFQLGWDADPVLEKSPERVIPRVQALLGKDVKFELEWVSVYTFSCQRMDSFRHGNILFAGDAAHGVSPFGARGANSGVQDAENLAWKLAYVLQGHACDRLLDTYASEREFAADENILNSTRSTDFITPKSAASRVFRDAVLALSRRHAFARALVNSGRLSVPAVLHGSPLNTEDAAPDAAGKLVPGAVCCDAPVSGVDGAGWLLSYLGGDFTLLVFGNPEAIDGGTLADLAALKQAGTPLQLVYVTDAAQPPMTCTHATVLRDDQGLAAARYGARPGTCYLVRPDQHVCARWHRPDPAAIRAALARATGADLRAPQPGRMAA